In the Calonectris borealis chromosome 11, bCalBor7.hap1.2, whole genome shotgun sequence genome, one interval contains:
- the MYEF2 gene encoding myelin expression factor 2 isoform X2, protein MAENDKPEAAAAAPQRAAEDAAASQPPPQQQQPPPPQQQPAQQPPRDEDAAAVTAAATAAATESGGGSANGVKMDNDETAKEEKAPVKEKYVAKPKAIPSLGNKNRFHPYSKDKNAGAGEKKTINRNRVFISNIPYDMKWQAIKDLMREKVGEVTYVELFKDAEGKSRGCGVVEFKDEEFVKKALETMNKYDLSGRPLNIKEDPEGEHARRALQRVGGQFPGGHGPDVAPGIMNLPPSILNNPNIPPEVISNLQAGRLGSTIFVANLDFKVGWKKLKEVFSIAGTVKRADIKEDKDGKSRGMGTVTFEQAIEAVQAISMFNGQFLFDRPMHVKMDDKSVPHEDFRVADSKTSQLPRGLGGIGMGLGPGGQPISATQLSMGGGMGSMGPGGMGIDGPGFGGMNRMGGGLAGFRGMEGMPNMGGFGVNRMGEMFRGGMGGNMDRDFGRSDMALNRGFGDSFGRMGGGMGGMNSMAAGMGMGMDRMSSGFDRMGPAMGGGLDRNIDIDRGFVPGPMGSGMRERLGSKGNQIFVRNLPFDLTWQKLKEKFSQCGHVMFAEIKMENGKSKGCGTVRFDSPESAEKACRIMNGIKISGREIDVRLDRNA, encoded by the exons ATGGCGGAGAACGACAAGCCGGAGGCTGCGGCCGCCGCTCCGCAGCGCGCAGCCGAGGACGCCGCCGCCAGCCAGCCGcctccgcagcagcagcagccgccgccgccgcaacAACAGCCGGCACAACAGCCGCCGCGGGATGAGGACGCGGCGGCAGTGACAGCGGCAGCAACAGCGGCAGCAACCGAGAGCGGCGGGGGCAGCGCTAATGGCGTCAAAAT GGATAATGATGAGACAGCAAAAGAAGAGAAGGCACCTGTGAAAGAGAAGTACGTTGCAAAACCAAAGGCAATCCCTTCTCTTGGAAACAAGAATAGATTCCACCCCTATTCAAAGGACAAGAATGCAGGTGCTGGAGAGAAGAAGACTATTAATCGTAATAGAGTTTTTATTAGCAACATCCCATATGACATGAAATGGCAAGCTATTAAAGATCTGATGAGAGAGAAAG TTGGTGAGGTTACATACGTGGAGCTGTTTAAGGATGCTGAAGGAAAATCAAGG GGTTGTGG TGTGGTTGAATTCAAAGATGAAGAATTTGTTAAGAAAGCGTTAGAAACTATGAACAAATATGATCTTAGTGGAAGACCCCTGAATATTAAAGAG GATCCTGAAGGTGAACATGCTCGTAGGGCATTACAGCGTGTAGGAGGACAGTTTCCAGGAGGACATGGACCTGATGTGGCACCTGGAATAATGAATTTACCACCTTCTATTCTCAATAATCCAAACATTCCTCCTGAGGTTATCAGTAacttgcaggcaggcaggcttggATCCACtatttttgttgctaat CTTGACTTTAAAGTTGGCTGGAAGAAACTGAAGGAGGTATTCAGCATTGCTGGAACTGTAAAGCGTGCAGACATCAAAGAAGATAAAGATGGCAAGAGTCGAGGAATGGGAACAGTTACCTTTGAACAAGCAATTGAAGCTGTTCAAGCAATAT CTATGTTCAATGGACAATTCCTGTTCGATAGACCCATGCATGTAAAAATG GATGACAAATCAGTTCCTCATGAAGATTTCCGTGTTGCAGACAGCAAAACTTCACAATTACCTC gtgGTCTTGGTGGCATTGGTATGGGACTTGGACCAGGTGGACAGCCCATCAGTGCAACGCAATTGAGCATGGGTGGTGGAATGGGGAGCATGGGTCCAGGAG GTATGGGAATAGATGGTCCAGGATTTGGCGGAATGAATAGAATGGGAGGCG GACTTGCTGGATTTCGTGGAATGGAAGGAATGCCTAATATGGGAGGATTTGGAGTCAACCGAATGGGAG AAATGTTCCGTGGTGGAATGGGAGGAAACATGGACAGAGATTTTGGTCGTAGTGACATGGCATTGAACCGTGGTTTTGGAGATTCTTTTGGAAGGATGG GTGGTGGAATGGGTGGTATGAACAGTATGGCTGCAGGAATGGGTATGGGGATGGATCGGATGAGTTCTGGTTTTGATCGAATGGGACCAGCGATGGGTGGAGGCCTGGACAGGAACATCGATATCGATCGAGGATTTGTGCCTGGCCCAATGGGAAGTGGCATGAGAGAGAGATTAGGCTCTAAAGGCAACCAGATATTTGTGAGAAAT CTTCCTTTTGACTTGACCTGGCAGAAGCTAAAGGAAAAATTCAGTCAATGTG GTCATGTaatgtttgcagaaataaaaatggagaatgGAAAATCAAAGGGCTGTGGAACAGTCAGATTTGACTCACCAGAATCTGCTGAAAAGGCCTGTAGGATAATGAACGGCATAAAAATCAGTGGCAGAGAAATTGATGTACGCTTGGATCGCAATGCATAA
- the MYEF2 gene encoding myelin expression factor 2 isoform X1 — MAENDKPEAAAAAPQRAAEDAAASQPPPQQQQPPPPQQQPAQQPPRDEDAAAVTAAATAAATESGGGSANGVKMDNDETAKEEKAPVKEKYVAKPKAIPSLGNKNRFHPYSKDKNAGAGEKKTINRNRVFISNIPYDMKWQAIKDLMREKVGEVTYVELFKDAEGKSRGCGVVEFKDEEFVKKALETMNKYDLSGRPLNIKEDPEGEHARRALQRVGGQFPGGHGPDVAPGIMNLPPSILNNPNIPPEVISNLQAGRLGSTIFVANLDFKVGWKKLKEVFSIAGTVKRADIKEDKDGKSRGMGTVTFEQAIEAVQAISMFNGQFLFDRPMHVKMDDKSVPHEDFRVADSKTSQLPRGLGGIGMGLGPGGQPISATQLSMGGGMGSMGPGGMGIDGPGFGGMNRMGGGLAGFRGMEGMPNMGGFGVNRMGEMFRGGMGGNMDRDFGRSDMALNRGFGDSFGRMGGAMIGVFAGGMGAPSMGPVRSGMSGGMGGMNSMAAGMGMGMDRMSSGFDRMGPAMGGGLDRNIDIDRGFVPGPMGSGMRERLGSKGNQIFVRNLPFDLTWQKLKEKFSQCGHVMFAEIKMENGKSKGCGTVRFDSPESAEKACRIMNGIKISGREIDVRLDRNA; from the exons ATGGCGGAGAACGACAAGCCGGAGGCTGCGGCCGCCGCTCCGCAGCGCGCAGCCGAGGACGCCGCCGCCAGCCAGCCGcctccgcagcagcagcagccgccgccgccgcaacAACAGCCGGCACAACAGCCGCCGCGGGATGAGGACGCGGCGGCAGTGACAGCGGCAGCAACAGCGGCAGCAACCGAGAGCGGCGGGGGCAGCGCTAATGGCGTCAAAAT GGATAATGATGAGACAGCAAAAGAAGAGAAGGCACCTGTGAAAGAGAAGTACGTTGCAAAACCAAAGGCAATCCCTTCTCTTGGAAACAAGAATAGATTCCACCCCTATTCAAAGGACAAGAATGCAGGTGCTGGAGAGAAGAAGACTATTAATCGTAATAGAGTTTTTATTAGCAACATCCCATATGACATGAAATGGCAAGCTATTAAAGATCTGATGAGAGAGAAAG TTGGTGAGGTTACATACGTGGAGCTGTTTAAGGATGCTGAAGGAAAATCAAGG GGTTGTGG TGTGGTTGAATTCAAAGATGAAGAATTTGTTAAGAAAGCGTTAGAAACTATGAACAAATATGATCTTAGTGGAAGACCCCTGAATATTAAAGAG GATCCTGAAGGTGAACATGCTCGTAGGGCATTACAGCGTGTAGGAGGACAGTTTCCAGGAGGACATGGACCTGATGTGGCACCTGGAATAATGAATTTACCACCTTCTATTCTCAATAATCCAAACATTCCTCCTGAGGTTATCAGTAacttgcaggcaggcaggcttggATCCACtatttttgttgctaat CTTGACTTTAAAGTTGGCTGGAAGAAACTGAAGGAGGTATTCAGCATTGCTGGAACTGTAAAGCGTGCAGACATCAAAGAAGATAAAGATGGCAAGAGTCGAGGAATGGGAACAGTTACCTTTGAACAAGCAATTGAAGCTGTTCAAGCAATAT CTATGTTCAATGGACAATTCCTGTTCGATAGACCCATGCATGTAAAAATG GATGACAAATCAGTTCCTCATGAAGATTTCCGTGTTGCAGACAGCAAAACTTCACAATTACCTC gtgGTCTTGGTGGCATTGGTATGGGACTTGGACCAGGTGGACAGCCCATCAGTGCAACGCAATTGAGCATGGGTGGTGGAATGGGGAGCATGGGTCCAGGAG GTATGGGAATAGATGGTCCAGGATTTGGCGGAATGAATAGAATGGGAGGCG GACTTGCTGGATTTCGTGGAATGGAAGGAATGCCTAATATGGGAGGATTTGGAGTCAACCGAATGGGAG AAATGTTCCGTGGTGGAATGGGAGGAAACATGGACAGAGATTTTGGTCGTAGTGACATGGCATTGAACCGTGGTTTTGGAGATTCTTTTGGAAGGATGG gTGGTGCAATGATTGGTGTTTTTGCAGGAGGAATGGGAGCACCTAGCATGGGCCCAGTGAGATCTGGAATGA GTGGTGGAATGGGTGGTATGAACAGTATGGCTGCAGGAATGGGTATGGGGATGGATCGGATGAGTTCTGGTTTTGATCGAATGGGACCAGCGATGGGTGGAGGCCTGGACAGGAACATCGATATCGATCGAGGATTTGTGCCTGGCCCAATGGGAAGTGGCATGAGAGAGAGATTAGGCTCTAAAGGCAACCAGATATTTGTGAGAAAT CTTCCTTTTGACTTGACCTGGCAGAAGCTAAAGGAAAAATTCAGTCAATGTG GTCATGTaatgtttgcagaaataaaaatggagaatgGAAAATCAAAGGGCTGTGGAACAGTCAGATTTGACTCACCAGAATCTGCTGAAAAGGCCTGTAGGATAATGAACGGCATAAAAATCAGTGGCAGAGAAATTGATGTACGCTTGGATCGCAATGCATAA